In Mangrovivirga cuniculi, the following proteins share a genomic window:
- the rnr gene encoding ribonuclease R yields the protein MSRKRKGKSNKRSKKKRTKDNIEFYKNKILQLLNSNSGKAFTEKQIARKTGADNKKARAMVVHALVDLELDEKIRETGKGYYTSIFEGELLTGKVDFVNPRFGFIVVEGEDDDIKVSSRDMGQALDGDEVEVQVFKEGVDGRNPEGRVVQIIKRSRMEFVGRLDMGDRFAFVIPDNKRMHTDIFVHKGKLKGARDNDKVIVRIVSWPEGEKSPIGEVVNILGKAGDNTAEMHSIMAEFGLPFEFEEKIIEAADKIPGEITNDEIARRRDFRDTTTFTIDPADAKDFDDALSFVDLGNGMFEIGVHIADVSHYVTPDSILDKEAFSRATSVYLVDRTIPMLPERLSNDLCSLRPNEDRLTFSATFKMNAEGDVKEKWFGRGVIHSDKRFAYEDAQELIEGKDGEFAHEVRTLNNIAKELKQKRYNKGAINFETVEVKFKLDEEGKPLGVIPKVRKDAHKMIEEFMLLANKSVAEKVYHKKKGNDKLTFVYRTHDNPDPDRLETFSKFAGRFGHKLNLNSDNIAKAMNSLMDDIEGKPEQNILESLAIRTMAKAIYTTEPKGHFGLAFDHYTHFTSPIRRYPDVMVHRLLQRYLDDQESAEKGLYENRCRHSSEMERRSTEAERASIKYKQVEYMSDHIGEDFEGIVSGVTDWGVYIEIVDTACEGMIRVSDLEDDYYEFDEKNMRLIGQRNKRIITLGDKLQVKVVRTDLDKRNIDLELVNND from the coding sequence ATGAGTAGAAAAAGAAAAGGAAAAAGTAATAAGCGTTCGAAGAAGAAACGCACCAAGGATAATATTGAATTTTATAAAAATAAGATACTCCAATTATTAAATAGCAATTCAGGTAAAGCATTTACCGAAAAACAAATAGCCCGAAAAACCGGTGCAGATAATAAAAAAGCCCGAGCAATGGTTGTTCACGCCCTTGTGGACTTAGAGCTCGATGAAAAAATCAGAGAAACCGGTAAAGGATACTACACATCTATATTCGAAGGAGAATTATTAACCGGGAAGGTTGACTTTGTAAATCCACGATTTGGTTTTATTGTAGTGGAAGGTGAAGATGACGACATCAAGGTGTCTTCCAGAGATATGGGACAGGCACTTGATGGTGACGAAGTTGAAGTCCAGGTGTTTAAAGAAGGAGTCGATGGACGAAATCCGGAAGGCCGCGTGGTTCAGATCATTAAACGGTCTCGAATGGAGTTTGTCGGAAGACTGGATATGGGTGACCGGTTTGCATTTGTAATACCGGATAATAAAAGAATGCACACTGATATTTTTGTGCACAAAGGTAAACTAAAAGGTGCCCGGGATAATGATAAAGTTATTGTCAGGATAGTAAGCTGGCCTGAAGGTGAAAAAAGTCCAATTGGTGAAGTAGTTAACATACTTGGTAAAGCCGGTGATAATACTGCAGAAATGCACAGTATTATGGCTGAATTCGGTTTGCCTTTTGAATTTGAAGAAAAAATCATTGAAGCAGCAGATAAGATACCCGGCGAAATCACCAACGATGAAATTGCCAGGCGAAGAGACTTTAGAGATACGACGACATTTACGATCGATCCGGCTGATGCAAAAGATTTTGATGATGCTTTAAGCTTTGTTGATCTTGGAAATGGAATGTTTGAAATTGGCGTTCACATAGCTGATGTTTCTCATTATGTCACACCAGACAGCATTCTAGATAAAGAAGCTTTTTCCAGGGCAACTTCGGTTTATCTTGTAGATAGAACTATACCTATGTTGCCGGAAAGACTATCAAATGATCTTTGTTCACTAAGGCCAAACGAAGACAGGTTAACATTTTCAGCAACATTTAAGATGAATGCTGAAGGAGATGTAAAAGAAAAATGGTTTGGAAGAGGAGTGATTCATTCAGATAAAAGGTTTGCCTATGAAGATGCTCAGGAACTGATCGAAGGCAAAGATGGTGAGTTTGCTCATGAAGTCCGGACACTCAATAATATTGCTAAGGAGTTAAAACAAAAAAGATATAATAAAGGAGCGATCAACTTTGAGACAGTTGAGGTGAAATTCAAACTTGATGAGGAAGGGAAACCACTTGGTGTAATACCAAAGGTTAGAAAAGATGCTCATAAAATGATCGAGGAATTCATGCTTCTTGCGAATAAATCAGTAGCTGAAAAAGTTTATCATAAGAAAAAAGGAAATGATAAACTGACCTTCGTATACCGTACTCACGATAATCCCGATCCCGACAGATTGGAGACATTTAGCAAATTTGCCGGTCGATTTGGCCATAAACTGAATCTCAATTCAGATAATATTGCAAAGGCAATGAATAGTCTGATGGATGACATCGAAGGAAAACCCGAGCAGAATATTCTGGAGTCACTTGCAATTCGCACGATGGCTAAAGCTATTTATACAACTGAACCAAAAGGTCATTTTGGATTAGCTTTTGATCATTATACTCACTTTACCTCCCCTATCAGAAGATATCCGGATGTAATGGTGCATAGATTGTTACAACGATACCTCGATGACCAGGAATCTGCTGAAAAAGGACTTTATGAAAACAGATGCAGACATAGTTCAGAAATGGAGCGAAGGTCCACTGAGGCTGAGCGAGCGAGCATAAAATACAAGCAGGTTGAGTATATGTCTGACCATATAGGTGAAGATTTTGAAGGCATTGTGTCTGGGGTGACAGATTGGGGTGTTTACATAGAAATTGTCGATACAGCGTGTGAAGGAATGATTCGTGTATCAGACCTTGAAGATGATTACTATGAGTTTGATGAAAAAAACATGAGACTTATTGGTCAGCGAAATAAAAGAATTATTACC
- a CDS encoding ABC transporter ATP-binding protein: MAMKENVILDVKNLKTYFTNKRGVVKAVDDISFTIHKGETIGIVGESGSGKSVTALTMMGLLPKPQASIEGGDIILNSPGLGPVDVTKVDEKTMRKIRGEDIAMIFQEPMSSLNPVYTCGNQVMEAIMLHRNVSRKEARVKTIDLFKKVKLPRPEKIFDTYPHQISGGQKQRVMIAMAMSCDPRVLIADEPTTALDVTVQRSIVDLMKELNEDNDMATIFITHDLGVIADIADKVVVMYQGKIVEQGPIFNIFNNPQHPYTKGLLACRPRLDVKLRELPTVSDFMEVNQEGEIVEKKDSKYKSAALAVLSNLVSEDEVQEKQLKMLKDQPIIEVRNLKTYFPVREGIFKKSKEVIKAVDDVSFKVFEGETLGLVGESGCGKTTLGRSMMRLIEPTEGEVLFFGKNILDYNKKEMMQLRKDMQIIFQDPYSSLNPRQTIGDAIVEPMRFHRIGSSDKERKSIAENLLEEVGLSADFYTRYPHEFSGGQRQRVVIARALAVDPKFIICDESVSALDVSVQAQVLNLLNRLKENHDFTYIFISHDLSVVKFMADRIMVMNEGKIVEAGFSESIYDAPKSDYTIKLMNAIPHGNIEDIRKRTLQRKAKTDTYGY, translated from the coding sequence ATGGCGATGAAGGAAAATGTAATTCTTGATGTAAAAAATCTAAAAACTTATTTCACTAACAAAAGAGGAGTAGTGAAAGCAGTGGATGATATCAGTTTTACGATTCATAAGGGAGAAACGATTGGGATAGTAGGAGAAAGTGGCTCGGGAAAATCGGTAACAGCCCTTACAATGATGGGACTTCTGCCTAAACCTCAGGCTTCCATAGAAGGTGGAGATATTATATTAAATAGCCCTGGCCTTGGCCCGGTAGATGTAACTAAGGTCGATGAAAAGACCATGAGAAAAATAAGGGGTGAAGATATCGCAATGATATTTCAGGAGCCTATGAGTTCGTTAAACCCCGTTTATACTTGTGGCAACCAGGTAATGGAAGCTATTATGCTTCACAGGAATGTGAGTAGAAAAGAGGCCCGGGTGAAAACAATCGATTTATTTAAGAAAGTAAAGCTACCTCGCCCGGAAAAAATATTCGATACCTATCCTCACCAGATTTCAGGTGGTCAAAAGCAACGAGTAATGATTGCCATGGCAATGTCATGTGATCCAAGAGTTCTGATTGCTGATGAGCCTACCACTGCTCTTGATGTAACTGTTCAGAGGAGTATTGTAGATCTGATGAAAGAATTGAATGAGGATAATGATATGGCGACAATATTCATTACCCACGATCTCGGTGTTATTGCTGATATTGCAGATAAAGTTGTTGTAATGTACCAGGGAAAGATTGTCGAGCAAGGGCCAATATTTAATATATTTAATAACCCTCAACATCCATATACGAAAGGTTTATTAGCATGTCGTCCGAGACTTGATGTAAAATTAAGAGAGTTGCCTACCGTATCTGACTTCATGGAAGTAAACCAGGAAGGAGAAATTGTTGAAAAGAAAGATTCGAAATATAAATCTGCCGCATTAGCCGTTCTAAGCAACCTTGTTTCAGAAGATGAGGTCCAGGAAAAGCAGTTGAAAATGCTAAAGGATCAACCGATAATCGAGGTTAGGAATTTAAAAACGTATTTTCCGGTAAGAGAAGGGATCTTTAAAAAGAGTAAGGAAGTAATTAAAGCAGTTGACGATGTAAGCTTCAAGGTTTTCGAAGGAGAAACACTTGGTCTTGTTGGAGAGTCAGGATGTGGTAAAACAACACTCGGACGAAGCATGATGAGGCTTATTGAGCCAACAGAAGGAGAAGTCCTTTTCTTTGGTAAAAATATCCTGGATTATAACAAGAAAGAAATGATGCAACTGCGAAAAGATATGCAGATTATCTTTCAGGATCCTTACTCATCATTAAATCCAAGACAAACAATTGGTGACGCAATTGTAGAGCCGATGCGTTTCCACAGAATCGGTTCTTCAGATAAGGAAAGAAAAAGCATAGCAGAGAATCTCCTGGAAGAGGTAGGTCTTTCTGCTGATTTTTATACAAGATATCCCCATGAATTCAGTGGAGGTCAGCGACAAAGAGTTGTAATTGCCCGGGCCTTGGCTGTTGATCCTAAATTCATTATTTGCGATGAGTCAGTTTCAGCACTTGATGTGTCAGTTCAGGCACAGGTACTGAATCTTCTCAACAGACTTAAGGAAAATCACGACTTTACTTATATCTTTATCTCACACGACCTGTCGGTTGTCAAATTTATGGCAGACCGTATTATGGTGATGAATGAAGGAAAGATAGTTGAGGCCGGATTTTCAGAAAGTATTTACGATGCGCCAAAATCTGATTATACCATCAAATTAATGAATGCTATCCCACATGGTAACATCGAAGATATACGAAAGCGTACTCTCCAGCGAAAAGCGAAAACCGACACATACGGTTATTAA
- a CDS encoding ribonuclease H-like domain-containing protein, with the protein MEIFQPPLNHILFLDIETAAIEPDFSMLSDRMQKIWIRKAETLRESEMYSPEEIWSKKAAIYAEFGKVICIGLGVIRQVDDEWQMRITHLNNDNENELLHQFSTLVREKFNQDKLFLCAHNGKEFDFPYLCRRMVVNQIQIPYVLNLAGKKPWEVQHLDTMDYWKFGDRKNFTSLEALAAIFDIPTSKSNLDGSKIHSAYYKENNLEAISTYCMQDVEVMMHIYLKLIGKTDISTTQYV; encoded by the coding sequence ATGGAAATATTTCAACCACCTCTCAACCACATTTTATTTTTAGACATCGAAACAGCAGCAATAGAGCCTGATTTTAGTATGCTTTCAGATAGAATGCAGAAAATCTGGATCAGGAAGGCAGAGACTTTGCGCGAATCCGAAATGTATTCACCCGAAGAAATATGGAGTAAAAAAGCTGCTATCTATGCTGAATTCGGTAAAGTTATTTGTATTGGCCTTGGAGTGATAAGGCAGGTCGATGACGAATGGCAAATGCGAATTACGCATCTGAATAATGATAACGAAAATGAACTTTTACATCAGTTTTCCACCCTTGTAAGAGAAAAGTTCAATCAGGATAAACTTTTTTTATGTGCCCATAACGGAAAGGAATTTGATTTTCCTTATTTATGTCGTAGGATGGTAGTTAACCAGATCCAGATTCCTTATGTCTTAAATCTCGCTGGAAAAAAGCCATGGGAAGTGCAACACCTTGACACAATGGACTATTGGAAATTTGGAGACCGCAAAAACTTCACCTCCCTGGAAGCACTGGCTGCTATATTTGACATTCCAACCAGTAAGAGCAATTTAGATGGAAGTAAGATTCATTCTGCTTACTACAAAGAGAATAATCTGGAGGCTATATCCACATATTGCATGCAAGATGTGGAGGTTATGATGCATATTTATCTGAAATTGATCGGTAAGACTGACATCAGTACAACACAATACGTTTGA
- a CDS encoding type I phosphomannose isomerase catalytic subunit translates to MKFEPLKFHPILKEKIWGGNKLKTKLNKPVDNTDSVGESWEISGCPGEESVVKSGPFDGMKITDLVEKDPAGLMGKKVFQKYGKEFPLLFKFLDARQDLSVQVHPDDKLAQEKHGLPFGKNEMWYILDAEKGSTLISGFKEEMNKEKLKQNVEAGTLEEVLLKHKAKAGDVFNIPAGRIHTIGKGILLAEIQQSSDITYRIYDFDRVDKEGKKRELHLEQSYDALDYELKEQYKTHPEPHPDSEVTLVSNEYFSTTLLEVKSSYKINPQSLDSFVVMMGIEGEFAITYQDKKYDLVKGESILLPASCEEIILEAKKGSAKALKSCIL, encoded by the coding sequence ATGAAATTTGAGCCATTAAAATTTCATCCCATATTAAAAGAAAAAATATGGGGCGGTAATAAACTGAAAACCAAACTCAACAAACCAGTTGATAACACTGATTCTGTTGGAGAAAGCTGGGAGATTTCCGGATGTCCAGGTGAAGAAAGTGTGGTCAAAAGCGGTCCTTTTGATGGTATGAAAATTACTGATTTGGTCGAAAAGGATCCTGCTGGTTTGATGGGAAAGAAGGTTTTTCAAAAATATGGCAAAGAATTTCCCTTACTATTTAAGTTTCTGGATGCCAGACAAGATCTTTCTGTTCAGGTCCATCCGGATGATAAGCTTGCTCAAGAAAAGCACGGATTGCCTTTTGGTAAAAATGAAATGTGGTATATTCTTGATGCTGAAAAAGGATCAACCCTTATTTCCGGCTTCAAAGAAGAAATGAATAAGGAAAAGTTAAAGCAAAATGTGGAAGCAGGTACTTTAGAGGAAGTTTTATTAAAACATAAAGCTAAAGCAGGCGATGTTTTCAATATCCCGGCCGGAAGAATTCATACTATTGGCAAAGGCATCTTGCTTGCCGAAATACAGCAAAGCTCTGATATTACCTACAGAATCTATGATTTTGATCGTGTTGACAAAGAAGGAAAAAAAAGGGAGTTGCATCTTGAACAGTCATATGATGCCCTGGATTACGAATTAAAAGAACAATACAAAACACACCCTGAGCCACACCCGGATTCGGAAGTAACTCTTGTATCAAATGAATATTTTTCTACCACACTGCTGGAGGTAAAATCGTCTTATAAGATAAACCCACAGTCACTTGATTCGTTTGTTGTAATGATGGGTATTGAAGGAGAATTTGCAATCACTTATCAGGATAAAAAATATGATCTTGTAAAAGGTGAATCGATACTTCTTCCTGCATCATGTGAAGAAATTATCCTTGAAGCAAAAAAAGGTAGTGCAAAGGCATTAAAGTCCTGCATTTTGTAG